AAGCAAAGGGAATGATAGATTTTCAACACAAATAAAGCTTTAAAATTAGGATGAGtttgatttttagttgttttaatagcaaaatataaatgattaatgagttttttaaaaaagatacaaGGGTATTAGTGAGTTTTTTCTAAGAGAAAGGGGATGCGTCTATGTGTGTGTTTTATCGatgcttaatttatttaaattctaaatgATATGACGCTTGTAAAATGCAATATCCTACATAGTTAACTTGGTATAAACACTCCTTCTTTCTCGGTCTCCACCTCTCGACCggttttttttaacaccaaTACTTATCTAACTTTTAAGCATGGTTTTTTATGTGGCTATAACCAAATGCTTAGATGATCCTGTCAGTTTGAAGTCCAACAACTTCCAAGTAATTTCAGCTGAGCCTGAATCTTATGATAATTTGGAGTATTATTAGCATATTGCAATGTTCCGTTTTGTTATAGATTTATAACCAAGTAATTGGAGTTTTCGAATGATGCAGCACGAGCGAGTTAAAGCTTTGCCATTTTCAGGAGAAAAATAACGGACGGataccagttttttttttttttttgggccaaGGTCTTTCGCTTTTGGTCGTGTTCTTTCATTCTcagtttttgtaataaaatctGTCTCATTTTCAGTCAGAGAGTAACTACTTGGATCATTTCAAGATGTTTAGCCATGGTAAAGCACGATTGAAGAGACAGAACCCCGGGGGAAACTGAAGGAAGAACCTCGTATCCTTCCTCAAATCTCAAAATCTCGCAAGTTTTATTCTTCTCCTCCGacagaatgtaaataaacaCGGCGGGTAATCCAATGATTAATAAATGGATTTAATTTAAGCAGTCAACTAATGACATTAATTAGCTAGAATATAATCAAGTAAAGCTTCGTCTACCAATGAATTAAAAACCTCGACCTCCAACTCCAAAGCaaactcttctttttcttgatccACGTTTTTCCACTTCCCATTCTTCTCCATATCTTCAAGGTAGGCATGCCTGCTCTCCACCACCTCCCACCCCAAAAACAATTCTGTAGGCTGCCCGTTAATCCAACCCTGTGCTCCTCCTAGCTCGTGCTCAAATTCTTTATATAACCCGATCACGCTTCCACTCGCATTGTTTTCCACAATTTTCTCTGTGAAGAAGTCTACCAACAGGCTATCTAGCTTATTAGATGATAAGCTATGTGATGCTATAGTTGATTTGACATGCTTGAGCAGCTCCTGTGCATGCTTTTCtgttccattttcttctttcgCTTCACTGAAATTGTCGTTATTACCACTTTTGATAGACATTGAACAATGTTGCACTGGGGATTCAAGAGATTCGTCCCCCAACTCTGCCATCGCAATTCGCTTCTCCAAGTCTACAGGGTCTAGTTGAGCGAGGCTCTCAAACCTTCTGATCTTTTGCATAAGCTTTTGTTTGGTCCCTGTTGATCACATTTTTCAAATCTTGTTAAAGAGTGAATCCCACCGGGTAAACAGGCAAAAAACACACCaaatatacaatattttattaaatcaatatgaacaattttatctttactcGCAGAACCGGGTGCCACAGGTGGTATGCACAAATGAATAGAATAAATAGATTTCAAAATCCTTTCAAGAAAACGAATGGATACCTTCCATGCGGATAGGACTACGATGGAAAGGAGAGCTAATCTCTTCTTCATCGTCCTGGAATGGACAGTCCAGAATTGACACCGGACTGAATTGCTCCTTCTCCGTGTCATTTGGCCACTCCTGTTACATTACATTGACtattaatgcattaaaataacaCCTCtgcaatacaaaattaaaaggtaACAAGGAAAAAGAAGTTCTGGGGACATGCCCcgttaaaacaataaataataatgcaGTTCATGGTGAAATCAAATGCCCCATTTCAATCCCTTACTCTCAGTAACTGGATTGGATTGGATTTGATAAAGACTCTTGAAAGCAGCATAACAATACAAACCTCAAGCCCATACTTTCTAATGCGACTAGGCAGAGTTTCACTGCACTCAATTCTGTATACCCAGAGATCAGTTGATTGTTTTTTAGGTGACTTAGTTCTTATACTGAAAGAACAGGACAAAAATTAAAGACTTCCTAGATCCCAGGAATGGGTGAGTTGGTTAAGTGTCTCTTTGCTAATGTAGTGGAGGGCGCTTTGTAAgagaatttattaaaacaaattttttagatttttaaaattaacatgtcaaaattataaaagaatatctagtattttaataatttttaattaaaaacagtttgaaaaacattaaacaaatttaatctCTACATTATTCTCCAACTGACCTCCGAAAACTCCAACATAACAATTTAAGAAGTTAGGTCGCACCTGATACTAAATTCCAAAACTATCCCTACCACATCGATtttatgaaagaagaagaatatgtaCTGTATTTCATATACCACGAAGCTAAATACTCCATCTCATCTCACCGCCGTGGATCCCGCGAATCGTAACGGGATCGTAGGCCTCGAAGCACTCCACCGTCAAAGTCCCGAGATGCACCCTGCCCACTTCCCAATAAATACCCCCGTAAAAGAAAATCCCAGTTCCCATATTTAATCAATCTCCTAATCCCCCCATCAAATCATTCCTTACCATTGGAGCAATTTATACAAATTagggtttatattttttttggtattttcaacaCAGTCAAGAGCAAATTACTGGCATGGAACTAAAATGCTGCGAGAAGTTGCATTGTCTGACCCCATTTTAAAGAGCttatagaagtttttttttttaaaaaaaaaaaacaaaaagtgtcactttttttaattagagataGAAAAACGAATGATACCAACCAATTGTAAGAGAGAGGCAGCAGCATGCAATTATACACgcgaaatattaaatataaactttCTAACCAACCTCTCTGTTTGTGATGGAATCCTGGCCGACTGATACGCCTACTCTGTCGCTGACTTCCTTGATTAGATCTTTATTATTACAAACGGCGTCGTTTGCGCCACTTATAAAACTCTCTGACGTAGTAGATGTACCACTGACAACAGTAGATTCACTCTCCGTAGTCCAGACGTTACTGTTACTGTTGCTGCTGGTCCTTGAACTAGTTGAAATTCTGCTGGTGGTTTGATCAGACGGTCTATCTTGTTCCTCCAAGAACTCATGGAACAATCTCCACCCTCTGatctcattattttctttacacTGACCATTGTGCTCAGGTGTTTTTCTCCAAAAGCTCTTTTTAAACAGCTTCCGTGAAAGACATCGAGGTAAAAGCCCCTTTCTGGTTCTTGACGGTGACAGAGACTTTACGGTGGAGTTGGAGGAGGGAAATGGGAGTAGTTTAACGGCGTTGATAACAGCTACTGATGCTTTTTGAAGAGCTGATATTGTTGTAGACGCTGCTTTTGATGATTTACTTCTTTTGTTAAGCTGCCTTTGATGCCGATGCTTTTTGGTTTTGTGGTCGACTTCGAGGAGAAATCGGACGGTTGTACAGCAGTGACTACGAGGAAATGACTTGAAGCCTTTGGATGAGCATGAACTTAGATCATCAAGGAGATAATCTTTGAGCATCAAGGGTTTTCTTTCGATCAAAAAGGGAATTTGTTTACAAGAAGAAGACGAGCTTATCATAGAAGAAGAAGCCATTGATATTTGTTGAAAAAAGCTTAAGCTAAGTTTAAACCGTGAAGTAAATGATGGAAGGCAGAGATTGTGAAAAGACTgctaaaagagagaaagagacatTTAAAGAGGGAAAGGCTACAAAGGTTGCATAAACTCACCTTCTATGAGATTGCAGCTTTTTGGCAGGGCAGACGCTAATAACTTACAGAGAGAGGGTGGGGTTTTTATAGTGAGTGGAGGTGAAGTGAAAGAAAGAGGGAGGTAGGTTCCAGTTCCAAATGGTGAAGATCTCAATGAGAGATTGAGAAGAGTTAAGAGAGTTACAGTTTCTGCAGAGGTAGAAGAAGCTTGGATGGTTCCTGTTATGCAGGTGTTCTGAGTAGTTTTTTTGAATCTTAAGACTGGTTATTTTATTGCTTTGGTTtgtgtatttaattaattttttgaattttattgacGGCTGTACTTAATAACCTAGACCTCGTTAACTTCTGGACGGTAATTTTTCGCGTAGGACTGCATTATATATGATGAGCTTGTTTGGTCTATTTACTAGTACAATCATCACTTCTTTTAAGTACCTTTAATTTTGATCTTAGTAGCTATTTTTTAGAGTCTTTCTCATAATCGAAAAGCTAGCTGAGACTCGCCACTGCTATATtgggcatttttattttttatattttaatagtatttttgaaagaatttaattttttttatttttttaaattaatatattttttaatattttcaaatttttttaatagcgtTGAATCTTTGAATtgataattgagaaaaaaaaggttttaatttattttttattataaggtgAGCATGGCTTTCTATGTTGTTATATtatccataaaataaaaagggcaATTAAAACGGTAGAGACCTAGAAAATATTGGTACCCCCTCATAATTCAAGATTCAAGAATGATCGAGCCtttcaattaacaaaataatttcacATCCTAAGACATGACATGAAAGCAAGGAGAGTACTTTTCTACATGTATGATTTGATTTTGGACGGGTGTGAGAGACCAGTTGTTGACTTTGAAGAATCTTGAAGATGACAGTATATAGATACGCTGTCTTTCCATGCAATTTGACTGCCCATTATTCACGCACTCTGGCACGTGTGCTTGTCCTGGGTCCAGAAGAGTGGAAGCGTGAAAAAATGATCTGCTGTTagatttttccttttgtttatttctttatttgacGAGTAGCGATCGAGCGTATTGATTACAAGTCTCTGCCaaggcctctctctctctttttttttttttatcgagatTTTCTTAGTAACCAATCAGTCCAGGATTCTTTCATGCAGGGGGGTCGGAGGGCCTTCCATGGACGGCCGATCAATTATTATTACACGGAATGCCATCCATTTATGTGTGGCAAGGATTAATTGGTGTTCAGTTTGTTTAGGAAAGAATATGCAAAAATAGGAATTAACCACGCATCATCCATTTTGATAGCAACGGGAAATTTATTTCCTAaactacattttattttattgtccaTTGTTATTtaggaaaatttattttaaacttcatgTTAATTTCTATctagtatagttttttttctaagtttattTAGCCagtttaatattttctataaataaaaaaataatttggattgTTTTATTGAAATctttgtgttaaaaataaagtttttgatgTGTTCCACAATGATCTATTATTTCTTGATGATCATTAGGTATTGAATTTCATTTAAAGgccttggaatttttttaaaaatttaaattaattttttataaagtttaaaaataatttttgaaacaaCGGTAATTTTCAATAGCAATATTGTTCAAgctgttgtttttaaaatgtttttttaaccaatgatattttctcaaaaaaaaaaaaactttttgttaaattggGTTAGAATTACAGATACCGTATTTACTGAGGACACTTGTGAGATGGCCCGCGGACAAGGACATCATTGTACGGAAAACCTGTGGTCTAGGTGCTGTAGTGGAAAAGTAATTTACTAATAATGtacaaaacaatttgaaaaggaACATGGCGCGCGTGCCTGGTGATTCATACGATCaggattttgatttttccaCTTGCAAACCGAAGAGGAAACGACATTTTAAATGTCCAAAGGAAAAGCCGAAGCCAACATCAGTATTCCCACAAATTTTAAAGTTCCTTAGCTCTGGCTACTGGCTGGGGCATGGCCTTGCCAGAAGTACCTTTGCATGATTGTGTGGTCCTGGCCACGGTCCTGGCCACGTTGCCTCAGGATTTTATTGTACAGAGgagtttgaaattatattaatgtcTTATGtggttagtttttaaataaatttttatgttaaaatatatattaataatattttttattttttaaaatttatttttaacattaacacattaaaataatttaaaaatactaaaaatatattaatttgaagttaataaaaaaaataaaaaaaaattaaatttttttaaaaatacttttgaaacgcAGAAACAAAGAGGCCCTTTGATAGTTATGTTGTAAagtacttttaatatatatatatatatatatatattaaaatattttttattttttattatttttaatatcattacatcaaaaaaattaaatttttttttttaaaaaaaaaaaacagttttaaaacTTAATGTCAAACATCCTTAGAAGGTAAATGTTCGGCGGGCGTAATTTGATTCTTCCACCGAGAAAATGAAATGCACCATTTCTCGCATAAATGTCCCCAGCCTATAATTCGAGTACAGAAGAATCCTGAGTTATTAGCTCCACCTCTGTAATAAACTAGCATATATGATCTCATTAATGATCTAGCTTATTACCTGGTATGggaaaatttacaaaatttataTGAATCTCCTTGTTACTTgataaattaagtttgaaattatACTAAACAAACAAAGTTAAAATATAGAGGATTGGAAtgtaaaatacataaaaaaatatatatctaattttaaatttattgacaatttttatgttttggggtgttttgattttttagtggTTTAAAGAGGCCTTTTGTGatgttttat
This region of Populus alba chromosome 3, ASM523922v2, whole genome shotgun sequence genomic DNA includes:
- the LOC118028761 gene encoding uncharacterized protein, yielding MASSSMISSSSSCKQIPFLIERKPLMLKDYLLDDLSSCSSKGFKSFPRSHCCTTVRFLLEVDHKTKKHRHQRQLNKRSKSSKAASTTISALQKASVAVINAVKLLPFPSSNSTVKSLSPSRTRKGLLPRCLSRKLFKKSFWRKTPEHNGQCKENNEIRGWRLFHEFLEEQDRPSDQTTSRISTSSRTSSNSNSNVWTTESESTVVSGTSTTSESFISGANDAVCNNKDLIKEVSDRVGVSVGQDSITNREEWPNDTEKEQFSPVSILDCPFQDDEEEISSPFHRSPIRMEGTKQKLMQKIRRFESLAQLDPVDLEKRIAMAELGDESLESPVQHCSMSIKSGNNDNFSEAKEENGTEKHAQELLKHVKSTIASHSLSSNKLDSLLVDFFTEKIVENNASGSVIGLYKEFEHELGGAQGWINGQPTELFLGWEVVESRHAYLEDMEKNGKWKNVDQEKEEFALELEVEVFNSLVDEALLDYILAN